One window of the Mesotoga infera genome contains the following:
- the ftsZ gene encoding cell division protein FtsZ, with translation MMSFEIDTGKKNAEIRLPSIKVIGVGGAGGNAVNRMITEGIHGVTFIAANTDIQVLESNKAELKIQLGTELTRGLGAGGNPNVGERAAEESVDEIGTFLEDTDLLFITAGMGGGTGTGAAPIVASIAREMGILTVAVVTTPFFFEGNTRLKTAHEGLRRLKNSVDTLIRISNNKLLQELPPNTSIVDAFAKADETLHHGIKGISELITKRGYINLDFADVESVLRNAGTAMLGIGVGSGERRAEEAARRALESRLLEKPIDNATGIILNVSAKNITLREMNIAAAIVRQNCSEDADVKLGLIVDPEMNDDELDITLIAAGLELDEGELMGDASDIPAIYRFGLDINEEE, from the coding sequence ATGATGAGCTTTGAGATTGACACAGGTAAGAAGAATGCTGAAATCAGATTGCCATCAATAAAAGTTATTGGCGTGGGTGGAGCCGGAGGAAATGCTGTTAACAGAATGATCACCGAGGGGATTCACGGTGTAACATTCATTGCCGCCAATACGGATATTCAGGTCCTTGAGAGCAACAAGGCCGAGCTGAAAATCCAGCTAGGAACGGAGCTAACCAGAGGACTGGGAGCCGGCGGAAACCCTAACGTTGGTGAAAGAGCCGCCGAGGAGTCCGTAGACGAGATCGGAACATTCCTTGAGGACACCGATCTTCTTTTCATCACTGCAGGCATGGGGGGCGGTACGGGAACGGGTGCGGCTCCAATAGTAGCTTCGATAGCCAGAGAGATGGGAATTCTTACTGTCGCCGTAGTGACGACTCCCTTCTTCTTCGAAGGAAACACCCGCTTGAAGACTGCCCATGAAGGATTAAGAAGACTAAAGAATTCGGTGGACACGCTAATAAGAATCTCGAACAACAAGCTTCTGCAAGAGCTGCCGCCTAACACTTCAATCGTAGATGCCTTTGCAAAGGCCGACGAGACTCTCCATCACGGAATCAAGGGTATCTCCGAGCTTATAACAAAGCGCGGGTATATCAACCTTGACTTCGCCGATGTCGAGTCTGTGTTGAGAAATGCCGGAACGGCAATGCTGGGTATTGGAGTGGGCTCCGGCGAGAGACGCGCCGAAGAAGCTGCGCGAAGAGCCCTTGAAAGTCGTTTGCTGGAAAAGCCTATCGATAATGCGACAGGCATAATTCTCAACGTATCCGCCAAGAATATTACGCTCAGAGAAATGAATATTGCTGCCGCTATAGTTAGACAGAATTGCAGTGAGGATGCGGATGTCAAACTGGGACTTATCGTTGATCCTGAAATGAACGATGATGAGCTTGATATAACCTTGATAGCGGCAGGTCTGGAACTCGATGAAGGCGAATTGATGGGTGATGCTTCAGACATTCCAGCGATCTACAGATTCGGATTGGATATAAACGAGGAGGAGTAG